CGCTTGTAGTACGCCTCGCAGGACGCGTGACGGCCGGCCCATGCTGTTGAGCTGACCCGCCACACGCGCGCCGCGAGGTCTTCACCCGCAAGACCCTAGTTGGAGGATGAATCCGGTGAATACCGCAACTCTTGCCCCTGGCGCGCTCGGCGCCTCACCGGAGGCGCTCGCTGCGGCGCAACCGGGCACGCCGGGCGGCGTGCAGATCGAGCATCTGACCGTGCGTTTCGGTACGCGCACGGTGCTCGATGACCTGTCGCTTAACATCGAGCGCGGCGAATTGCTGACTGTGCTCGGCCGCAGCGGGTGCGGCAAGACGACGTTGTTGCGTTTCATCGCCGGATTCATCGAAGCGGATGGTCTCGCCGGCACCTTGACGGTGGCCGGTCACGATCTCACGCATGTACCACCGCACAAGCGCAATCTCGGCCTGTTGTTCCAGAGCTATGCGCTGTTTCCTCATCTGTCGGTGTTCGAGAACGTAGCGTTCGGTTTGCGCGCGCGTCGTGAATCGTCCAAGGAGATCGCCCGCCGTGTGGCGGATGCGTTGAAGCTCGTGCAGCTTGGCGATTCGGGCCATGTCATGCCGGCACAATTGTCGGGCGGCATGCAGCAGCGCGTGGCGCTCGCGCGTGCGCTCGTGATCGAGCCGGATGTGCTGTTGCTCGACGAACCGCTTTCCGCACTCGATGCCAATCTGCGCGCCTCGGTGCGTTCCGAACTGAAGGCGCTGCATGAGCGTCTGCCGAATCTCACCATTGTTTGCGTGACGCACGATCAGGACGACGCGCTGGTGTTGTCCGACCGTACGCTGCTGATGCGCGAAGGTCACATTGCGCAACTCGGCACACCGCAGCAACTCTACGATCAACCGAACGACGGCTTCGTGGCGCGTTATCTCGGCGCAGCCAATCTGCTGCCGCCGCACGTCGCGTTTCCGCTCGGCGATTCGCGCTACAACGAACGTGAGCGGGTGGCCTGCCTGCGTCCCGAAGCGCTGCGGATCGTGCCGCTCGGCGAAGGGCATCTGCACGGCATGATCAGCTCGGTCGAGTGGTATGGCGCGGTGCTGTCGGTGTCCGTCGTGCTCGATGCGATGCCCAGCGAGCCCGTGCTCGTCACGATGCAACGCGGCCACGGCATGCTGCCCGAGAAGGGCGCGCGTATCTCCTTGCGCTATGAGGCAGACGATGTCGTCCTTATCAACCCCTGATAGTCCCGACGCGCTCGGCGACGCGCGGCGCGCGGCCACCTTCGCTTCGCACGCGGCTGCGGTACGCCGTCGAGAACGTGCGGCGCAGTGGCAACTGGTGTTCCTCACCGTGGTGGTGCTCGGACCGCTGGTGATCTATCCGCTGGTGCGGCTGCTGTTGTTGAGTCTGACCGGGCCGCATGGCGGCTTCGGTTTTCAGGCGTACGCGGCGTTTTTCAGCAATCCTGACACGCGCGGCGTGGTCGGCACGACGCTGTGGATCCTGTTCGCAAGCGCGGGTCTGGCGTCGCTGCTCGGTGTGGCGCTCGCGTCGATGCTGTTCTTCAAGCCGTTTCCCGGCGCGCGGCTCGTCACGCGTTTTCTTGAACTGTTCGTTGCCTTTCCGTCGTTCCTTGTCGCCTTCACGTTGATCTTTTTATACGGCTCGCAAGGTTCGGTCAGCATCGGCTTGCAGCGGCTCTTTCATCTGCAGGCGCCGCCGCTCGATTTCCTGTTCGGCGTGGGCGGCGTGATTCTCGCGGAAGTGGTGTTCTACGCGCCATTCGTGGTGCGCCCGACGCTCGCCTCGTTCGCGACCCTCGACATGCGCCTGATCGAAGCCGCCCGCAGTCTCGGCGCGAATGGCTTGATGGTGGCGTTCAAGGTGATCCTGCCGCTTGCATGGCCGGGCATTGCAGCCGGCACGATCCTGTGCTTTCTGCTGACGCTCAACGAGTTTGGCATTTTGCTGGTGCTCGGCAGCGCGCATCTGATCACGCTGCCGGTTGCCATCTACAGTTCCGCGACCGTCGACCTGGATCTGCCGACCGCCGCGGCCGGCGCTGTGGTGATGCTGATGATGTCTCTGTCGCTGTATGCGTTGTACCGCCAGGTCAACCGCCGCAAGGTTAGAGGAGCACGGTAATGGCCGTCGAACTGGATCCCACTGTCTTGCCGGTCATGCACAAGCGTGCGCGTCCGGTGCAGCGTAGCCTCGCCACGCGCGTCGCAGGCGGTGCCTTCATGGCGTTCGCCGCGTTGCTGTGCTTCTGGCTGTTCGTATTGCCGGTGGTGGTGGTGGCGCTATCGAGCGTGGCCGCTCACTGGTCCGGCACGATCTTGCCCGACGGTTTCAGCATGCGCTGGTTCGAGCGCCTCGGTTCGAGCGATTTCGATGCGCTCAGTACGAGTCTCGAGATCGGCTTCGGCGTCGCGGTGCTTGGCACCATCCTCGGGCTCTGGCTGGCGCTGGCGCTCGAAGGGCGCGATCGGCGCGGGCTCGGTGCGTTCGTCGATACGATCGCGATGATGCCCAACGGGGTGCCGAGCGTGGTGCTCGGGCTGGCGGTGCTGATTGCATATCACAAACGTCCGCTCGATCTGTCGAGCTCGGCCGCGATTGTGGTGCTGGTGCAGCTCGCGCTAGTCCTGCCGTTCTGCTACCGATGTGCCGCCGCGGCGTTGCGCCCGGAACTGACCATCCTGCGCGAGGCGGCTGCCAGCCTCGGCGCGCCGCCGTCGATGGTGCTGCGCCGGGTCGTCCTGCCGCAACTGGTGCCGGCCATCCGCGCGAGTCTCGCGCTCGGTTTCGCGCTTTCGCTTGGCGAACTGGGCGCCACGCTGACCGTGTATCCGCCGGGATTTGCGACGGTGCCGATCGTCGTGGTCGGTCAGGTCGAGCGCGGCTATTACCTGCCGGCCTCGGCCCTCTCGCTGATTCTGCTGCTTGTCTCGCTCGCGGCGCTGCTGTTGATCGCCGCACGGATTCCGCGCCGCCGGGCCGACTGACCCGCGGATTGCCCTGACTTCCGGTGTTGAACGTCAAGTCGGCGTTCAACGCACGTTGATGTGGCAAAAAATGTCGAAATGACCGAAAATATGGAAACAGCAGCCGCCGATCCGATTGACGTCGTACGCCGGCATTCGCTCACCGCGTTGGTGCGCGACGAGATCGAGCGCAACATCGTTGAAGGCGTGTTGGCGCCCGGCGCGAAGCTCAACGAGGCCGACTGGGCCGCGCGGCTACAGGTTTCGCGAGGGCCGGTGCGCGAAGCGTTCCGCGCGCTCGAGCAGGCCGGACTCGTCACGACCGAAAAGAATCGTGGCGTGTTCGTGCGGGTGGTGTCGCTCGCGGAAGCTGACGAGATTTATGCCGTGCGGGCCGTGCTTGAAGAGGCCGCGTGCCGGATGCTGGCGTCGAGCATCGACGCGGCGCAACTGGCGGGTTTGCGCATGCAGATCGACGCCATGCGCAGCGCGCTCGACGCGCAGGATCACGACGCCTACGCACGGGCCAATGTGGCGTTTCACGACGGCATCGTGGCGGCGGCGGGTAATGGCAAGCTGTATGAGACGTACCGGCGTCTCGTGGGTGAGTTGAGTCTGTTCCGGCGCGCCGCGCTGGTGGTGCATGCCGACGCGATGGAGCGCTCGCTGGCCGAGCACCGCGCCATCCTGAAGGCGCTGGCATCGCGCGATGCCGATCGCGCTGCTGCGCTGATGCATGCGCATGTCAACGGTGGGTTGCAGCGCGCGCACGAAGCCTGTGAGTCGGCTGGACAACGCAGTGTGCTGGTGCCGTCGTCAGTTCCAATCGACGCAGAACGCGCGTAATCGACGCGCAAGGAAGGAAACGATGTCTATTCAGTCCGAGCAGAGCGAGCGCAGCATCGAGGTGAATGGCCGTGCTTACCGGCTGTCGTCGTCGCAACCGGTGGTCGTGGTGTGCGTCGACGGTTGCGAGTACGACTACCTCGAGGCGGCGGTTGCCGCGGGCGTCGCTCCCTTTATTGGCAAGATGATGAAAGAGGGCACCGCGCTCAAGGGCGATTGCGTGATTCCTTCGTTCACCAACCCGAATAACCTGTCGATCGTTTGCGGTGTGCCGCCTTCGGTGCACGGCATTTGCGGCAACTACTTCTGGGATCCGCAGGCCAATGGCGGCGAGGGCGCGGAGGTGATGATGAACGATCCCGCTTACCTGCGCGCCGGAACGTTGCTGGCAGCGGCGGCGCAAGCGGGTGCTGCGGTTGCTGTAGTGACGGCCAAGGACAAGTTGCGTCGTCTGCTTGGCTGGCAACTGAAGGGCATCTGTTTCTCGGCAGAGAAGGCGGATACGGTGACGCTGGCAGACAACGGCATCGCGGATGTGCTCGATCTGGTCGGTTTGCCAGTGCCCGATGTGTACAGCGCGGGGTTGTCCGAATTCGTCTTCGCCGCGGGCGTGCGTCTTGCGGAAACGCGCAAGCTCGATCTGATGTATCTGTCCACCACCGACTACATTCAGCACAAGTGGGCGCCGGGTACCCAGGGCGCGAACGATTTCTACGCGATGATGGATCGCTATCTTGCACAGCTTGATGCGCTTGGCTGGGTGATCGGTTTGACGGCCGATCACGGCATGAACGCGAAGCACAATCCGCAGACTGGCGAGCCTAATGTGATCTATCTGCAGGACGTGATGGACGAATGGCTGGGCGCACGCAAGGCTCGGGTGATTCTGCCCATCACGGATCCTTATGTGGTCCACCACGGCGCGCTGGGCTCGTTTGCAACCATCTATCTGCCGCACGATGTGAACGCGAGGCAGGTGATCGAACGGATTGGCGGTCTGGATGGCGTGGAGGTCGTGCTGGACAACCGCGCGGCGTGTGAGCGCTTCGAGTTGCCGAATGACCGCGTCGGCGACATTGTCGTGGTCAGCAAGCGCGATGTGGTGCTCGGCACGCGGCGCGACGAGCATGATCTTTCGGGCCTCACCGTGCCGCTTCGTTCACACGGTGGCATCTCCGAGCAGGAAGTGCCGTTGATTTTTAACCGGCATCTTCAGGGTCTTACGGACGGCAAGCGCTTGCGAAACTTCGACGTGTTCGACCTCGCGTTGAACCACGTGGCGGCATCATGAACGCGGTGCTGACGGACCATCCCGCGTTTCGCGTCGAAGCGCTGCGCCTTGAGGGCGAGCGTTGTTTGCGCGAACGCACGCTCGACGTGTTCGATCCGTACACCGGATTGCGCGTCGGCACGGTGTCGTTGGCAAGCGTCGATGATGTGCGCGCGGCGTTTCAGTACGCCGGCGCTTATCAGTCGAAGCTCACGCGCTACGAGCGCTCACAGATTCTCGAGCGTGCGGCGGTTTTGCTGCGTGAGCGCGCCGAGGTGGCTTCGGATCTGATCTCGCTCGAATCGGGCCTGTCGAAGCAGGACACGCGGTACGAGATCGGACGTGTGGCCGATGTATTCAAGTTCGCGGCGATCGAAGCGTTGCGTGACGATGCCCAGAGCTTTTCATGCGATCTGACGCCGCACGGTAAAAAGCGTCGGGTGTTCGCGCAGCGTGAACCGCTGGCGGGCGTGATCGTCGCGATTACGCCGTTCAATCACCCGATGAACCAGGTGGCGCACAAGATTGCACCGGCCATCGCGACCAATAACCGTGTTTTGTTGAAGCCGTCGGAAAAGGTGCCGCTATCGGCTTTCTACCTGGCCGATATTCTTTATGAAGCGGGTTTGCCGGAGCCGATGCTGCAGGTGTTGACCGGGGACCCGCACGAAATCGCCGATGAACTGATTACGCATCCGCTTGCGGAACTGGTGACGTTTACGGGCGGCGTGGCGATTGGCAAATATATTGCTGCGAAAGCAGCGTACCGACGCGTTGTGCTAGAGCTGGGTGGCAACGATCCGTTGATCGTGCTGGAAGACGCTGACCTCGACCGCGCGGCTACGCTGGCTGTTCAGGGATCCTACAAAAATTCGGGTCAACGCTGCACGGCTGTCAAGCGCATGCTCGTGCAAAAGAGCGTGGCCGCGGAATTTACCGAACGCGTGGTGGAAATGACGCGTGCATGGTCCTACGGTGACCCGTTCGATCTTGCGAATCAGATGGGTACCGTTATCGATGAGGCCGCAGCGCAGCTTTTCGAAGCGCGCGTCAACGCGGCGGCGGCCCAAGGCGCGCGTTTGCTGACGGGCAACCAGCGCTCGGGTGCGCTTTATGCGCCGACTGTTATCGACCGGGTGGACCCGGCTATGTCTCTGGTTCGCGAAGAGACCTTCGGGCCGGTTTCGCCAATCATTACCTTCGACACGCTCGACGACGCGATCCGGATCAGCAATGACACGGTGTTCGGTCTGTCGTCGGGCGTGTGTACGAACCGTCAGGATGCGATCACGCGATTCATCAACGAATTGCGGGTCGGTACGGTGAATGTGTGGGAAGTACCGGGATACCGGATCGAGTTGACGCCGTTCGGCGGCATCAAGGATTCGGGCCTGGGTTACAAGGAAGGGGTGCAGGAAGCCATGAAGAGCTTTACCAACCTCAAGACGTTTTCATTACCTTGGGAGTGATGTTGTGGCTTTGAGTCTTCATGATATTCGTACATTGTTTGAGCAGTACGGCAACGTCGCCTATAGCGGCGAACCGGTGACGCAGCTGGAGCACGCGCTGCAGAGTGGGGCGCTGGCTGAAAAGGAGGGCGCAAGCGATGAACTGGTCGCTGCTGCTTTCCTGCATGATCTTGGGCATTTGCTGAACCGCTTCGGCGAGACGCCTACCGCACGCGGTATCGACGATCTGCATCAGTATTTTGCGTTGCCGTTTCTGCGTCCTGTATTGCCGGATGCGGTGTTGGAGCCGATTCGTCTGCACGTCGACGCGAAGCGTTGCCTGTGCGCAATCGACGATACGTACTTTGGACGCCTCTCGGCTGATTCTGTGCGCAGTCTTGAATTGCAGGGCGGCATCTTCAGCAGGCAGGAAGCGGATGAATTTCTCAACAAACCCTTTGCGGAAGATGCGCTACGCGTGCGCCGCTGGGACGATCTCGCCAAAGAGGCGAACCGCGCGACCCCTGATGTGGATCATTACCTGGATGTCGTGGAACGGGTGATGGAGACGCACGCTACGGCGTGATCGGGGTACTTCATTTCTGTGGTTATGGTGGCCCTGTGATGTAAGCGTCGCTTACGTTCGCGGCTGCGTTTTCACGTCCCTTTCCTAGTGTGCAAATAGCGCTTGCAAGCCATGTGCTGGGTCGCTAGAATCTCGTTCTTTCGCGCTTCGGACAGCGGAGCGCGGGGAGCGGGAGAGCCAGCAGTGGCAAGGCTTTCGGCGGGTTGGGCAGGTCAGGCTGGTGCAAAAAACCTGTTGACGACGTAGCGGAAGTTCTTCATAATCTCGTTTCTCTGCTGCTGATGCAGCGACGCAGAACGAAGCGGTACCGAAGGGTTGTGAAGGTGATGCAACGCGGTGCCGGTTTGGTGGTGAATGCGTAACCGATCTTTAAAAATTAACAGCCGATAAGTGTGGGCGCTTGATGGCGACGCGGCGGTGGGCCTTTCGGGGTTTGCTGCGAAAGCGAAAGTATCAAGTCTCACACAGTAATGAAAGGAAGGTTTTTTCATCGCAAGATGATTGAACAATTCGTCAGTACGTTGAGTGAGCGACCGGTTCTTGATTGAACCGAAAACAGTAACAGGAATTGAACTGAAGAGTTTGATCCTGGCTCAGATTGAACGCTGGCGGCATGCCTTACACATGCAAGTCGAACGGCAGCACGGGAGCAATCCTGGTGGCGAGTGGCGAACGGGTGAGTAATACATCGGAACGTGTCCTGTAGTGGGGGATAGCCCGGCGAAAGCCGGATTAATACCGCATACGCTCTACGGAGGAAAGGGGGGGATCGCAAGACCTCTCGTTATAGGGGCGGCCGATGGCAGATTAGCTAGTTGGTGGGGTAAAGGCCTACCAAGGCGACGATCTGTAGCTGGTCTGAGAGGACGACCAGCCACACTGGGACTGAGACACGGCCCAGACTCCTACGGGAGGCAGCAGTGGGGAATTTTGGACAATGGGCGCAAGCCTGATCCAGCAATGCCGCGTGTGTGAAGAAGGCCTTCGGGTTGTAAAGCACTTTTGTCCGGAAAGAAATCCTTTGGGCTAATACCCTGAGGGGATGACGGTACCGGAAGAATAAGCACCGGCTAACTACGTGCCAGCAGCCGCGGTAATACGTAGGGTGCAAGCGTTAATCGGAATTACTGGGCGTAAAGCGTGCGCAGGCGGTCCGCTAAGACAGATGTGAAATCCCCGGGCTTAACCTGGGAACTGCATTTGTGACTGGCGGGCTAGAGTATGGCAGAGGGGGGTAGAATTCCACGTGTAGCAGTGAAATGCGTAGAGATGTGGAGGAATACCGATGGCGAAGGCAGCCCCCTGGGCCAATACTGACGCTCATGCACGAAAGCGTGGGGAGCAAACAGGATTAGATACCCTGGTAGTCCACGCCCTAAACGATGTCAACTAGTTGTCGGGTCTTCATTGACTTGGTAACGTAGCTAACGCGTGAAGTTGACCGCCTGGGGAGTACGGTCGCAAGATTAAAACTCAAAGGAATTGACGGGGACCCGCACAAGCGGTGGATGATGTGGATTAATTCGATGCAACGCGAAAAACCTTACCTACCCTTGACATGGTCAGGACCCTGCTGAAAGGTGGGGGTGCCCGAAAGGGAACTGATACACAGGTGCTGCATGGCTGTCGTCAGCTCGTGTCGTGAGATGTTGGGTTAAGTCCCGCAACGAGCGCAACCCTTGTCCCTAGTTGCTACGCAAGAGCACTCTAGGGAGACTGCCGGTGACAAACCGGAGGAAGGTGGGGATGACGTCAAGTCCTCATGGCCCTTATGGGTAGGGCTTCACACGTCATACAATGGTCGGAACAGAGGGTCGCCAACCCGCGAGGGGGAGCCAATCCCAGAAAACCGATCGTAGTCCGGATCGCACTCTGCAACTCGAGTGCGTGAAGCTGGAATCGCTAGTAATCGCGGATCAGCATGCCGCGGTGAATACGTTCCCGGGTCTTGTACACACCGCCCGTCACACCATGGGAGTGGGTTTTACCAGAAGTGGCTAGTCTAACCGCAAGGAGGACGGTCACCACGGTAGGATTCATGACTGGGGTGAAGTCGTAACAAGGTAGCCGTATCGGAAGGTGCGGCTGGATCACCTCCTTTCTCGAGCTAACGTGTCAAACGTTGAGCGCTCACGCTTATCGGCTGTGATTTAAGACAGACTCAGGGGTCTGTAGCTCAGTCGGTTAGAG
The sequence above is drawn from the Paraburkholderia phenazinium genome and encodes:
- the phnT gene encoding 2-aminoethylphosphonate ABC transport system ATP-binding subunit PhnT — its product is MNTATLAPGALGASPEALAAAQPGTPGGVQIEHLTVRFGTRTVLDDLSLNIERGELLTVLGRSGCGKTTLLRFIAGFIEADGLAGTLTVAGHDLTHVPPHKRNLGLLFQSYALFPHLSVFENVAFGLRARRESSKEIARRVADALKLVQLGDSGHVMPAQLSGGMQQRVALARALVIEPDVLLLDEPLSALDANLRASVRSELKALHERLPNLTIVCVTHDQDDALVLSDRTLLMREGHIAQLGTPQQLYDQPNDGFVARYLGAANLLPPHVAFPLGDSRYNERERVACLRPEALRIVPLGEGHLHGMISSVEWYGAVLSVSVVLDAMPSEPVLVTMQRGHGMLPEKGARISLRYEADDVVLINP
- a CDS encoding 2-aminoethylphosphonate ABC transporter permease subunit, whose product is MSSLSTPDSPDALGDARRAATFASHAAAVRRRERAAQWQLVFLTVVVLGPLVIYPLVRLLLLSLTGPHGGFGFQAYAAFFSNPDTRGVVGTTLWILFASAGLASLLGVALASMLFFKPFPGARLVTRFLELFVAFPSFLVAFTLIFLYGSQGSVSIGLQRLFHLQAPPLDFLFGVGGVILAEVVFYAPFVVRPTLASFATLDMRLIEAARSLGANGLMVAFKVILPLAWPGIAAGTILCFLLTLNEFGILLVLGSAHLITLPVAIYSSATVDLDLPTAAAGAVVMLMMSLSLYALYRQVNRRKVRGAR
- the phnV gene encoding 2-aminoethylphosphonate ABC transport system, membrane component PhnV, which translates into the protein MAVELDPTVLPVMHKRARPVQRSLATRVAGGAFMAFAALLCFWLFVLPVVVVALSSVAAHWSGTILPDGFSMRWFERLGSSDFDALSTSLEIGFGVAVLGTILGLWLALALEGRDRRGLGAFVDTIAMMPNGVPSVVLGLAVLIAYHKRPLDLSSSAAIVVLVQLALVLPFCYRCAAAALRPELTILREAAASLGAPPSMVLRRVVLPQLVPAIRASLALGFALSLGELGATLTVYPPGFATVPIVVVGQVERGYYLPASALSLILLLVSLAALLLIAARIPRRRAD
- a CDS encoding phosphonate utilization associated transcriptional regulator; its protein translation is MTENMETAAADPIDVVRRHSLTALVRDEIERNIVEGVLAPGAKLNEADWAARLQVSRGPVREAFRALEQAGLVTTEKNRGVFVRVVSLAEADEIYAVRAVLEEAACRMLASSIDAAQLAGLRMQIDAMRSALDAQDHDAYARANVAFHDGIVAAAGNGKLYETYRRLVGELSLFRRAALVVHADAMERSLAEHRAILKALASRDADRAAALMHAHVNGGLQRAHEACESAGQRSVLVPSSVPIDAERA
- the phnA gene encoding phosphonoacetate hydrolase; its protein translation is MSIQSEQSERSIEVNGRAYRLSSSQPVVVVCVDGCEYDYLEAAVAAGVAPFIGKMMKEGTALKGDCVIPSFTNPNNLSIVCGVPPSVHGICGNYFWDPQANGGEGAEVMMNDPAYLRAGTLLAAAAQAGAAVAVVTAKDKLRRLLGWQLKGICFSAEKADTVTLADNGIADVLDLVGLPVPDVYSAGLSEFVFAAGVRLAETRKLDLMYLSTTDYIQHKWAPGTQGANDFYAMMDRYLAQLDALGWVIGLTADHGMNAKHNPQTGEPNVIYLQDVMDEWLGARKARVILPITDPYVVHHGALGSFATIYLPHDVNARQVIERIGGLDGVEVVLDNRAACERFELPNDRVGDIVVVSKRDVVLGTRRDEHDLSGLTVPLRSHGGISEQEVPLIFNRHLQGLTDGKRLRNFDVFDLALNHVAAS
- the phnY gene encoding phosphonoacetaldehyde dehydrogenase — encoded protein: MNAVLTDHPAFRVEALRLEGERCLRERTLDVFDPYTGLRVGTVSLASVDDVRAAFQYAGAYQSKLTRYERSQILERAAVLLRERAEVASDLISLESGLSKQDTRYEIGRVADVFKFAAIEALRDDAQSFSCDLTPHGKKRRVFAQREPLAGVIVAITPFNHPMNQVAHKIAPAIATNNRVLLKPSEKVPLSAFYLADILYEAGLPEPMLQVLTGDPHEIADELITHPLAELVTFTGGVAIGKYIAAKAAYRRVVLELGGNDPLIVLEDADLDRAATLAVQGSYKNSGQRCTAVKRMLVQKSVAAEFTERVVEMTRAWSYGDPFDLANQMGTVIDEAAAQLFEARVNAAAAQGARLLTGNQRSGALYAPTVIDRVDPAMSLVREETFGPVSPIITFDTLDDAIRISNDTVFGLSSGVCTNRQDAITRFINELRVGTVNVWEVPGYRIELTPFGGIKDSGLGYKEGVQEAMKSFTNLKTFSLPWE
- a CDS encoding phosphonate degradation HD-domain oxygenase yields the protein MALSLHDIRTLFEQYGNVAYSGEPVTQLEHALQSGALAEKEGASDELVAAAFLHDLGHLLNRFGETPTARGIDDLHQYFALPFLRPVLPDAVLEPIRLHVDAKRCLCAIDDTYFGRLSADSVRSLELQGGIFSRQEADEFLNKPFAEDALRVRRWDDLAKEANRATPDVDHYLDVVERVMETHATA